In the genome of Bradyrhizobium sp. CIAT3101, one region contains:
- a CDS encoding AMP-binding protein, whose product MTAHYDALETREPAAREAELFARLPGLLRSAMSTPAYAERLKGIDPAAVTSRTALAGLPVLRKSELPALHKASQPFGGFVAAAPGSFARLFTSPGPIFEPEGRQADPWRGARALYAAGFRPEDIVLNTFSYHLTPGGFIFDASARALGCAVIPAGPGNTEQQFELIEAYRPVGYSGTPDFLKILLDAAVTAGRDISSIKRALVSGAAFPPTLQAEIKARGIDAYQAFGTADLGLIAFETEARDGMVVNEDLIMEIVKPGTGDPVSPGDVGEIVVTSLDPHHPWIRLALGDLTAALPGSSKCGRTNMRIKGWMGRADQTTKVKGMFVRPEQVAEIAKRHPALGRLRLVVTRQGEADAMTLKAEADTSGDALREEIAGTLRAVTKLGGAVELVSPGALPNDGKVIADER is encoded by the coding sequence ATGACCGCCCATTACGACGCCCTCGAGACGCGCGAGCCAGCGGCGCGCGAGGCCGAGCTGTTCGCCCGCCTGCCAGGCCTCCTGCGCAGCGCGATGAGCACGCCCGCCTATGCCGAGCGGCTGAAGGGCATCGATCCCGCCGCGGTGACCTCCAGGACGGCGCTGGCCGGCCTTCCCGTGCTGCGCAAGTCGGAACTGCCTGCCCTGCACAAGGCCTCCCAGCCCTTCGGCGGGTTCGTGGCGGCGGCCCCGGGGTCGTTTGCCCGCCTGTTCACGTCGCCCGGCCCGATCTTCGAGCCGGAGGGGCGGCAGGCCGATCCCTGGCGCGGCGCGCGGGCGCTGTACGCGGCCGGATTCCGCCCCGAAGACATCGTGCTCAACACCTTCAGCTACCACCTCACCCCCGGCGGCTTCATCTTCGACGCCTCGGCGCGCGCATTGGGTTGCGCGGTGATCCCGGCCGGCCCCGGCAACACCGAGCAGCAGTTCGAGCTGATCGAGGCCTACCGTCCCGTCGGCTATAGTGGGACCCCCGATTTCCTGAAGATCCTGCTCGATGCCGCAGTGACCGCGGGCCGCGACATCTCCTCGATCAAGCGCGCGCTGGTTTCGGGCGCGGCGTTTCCGCCCACGCTGCAGGCCGAGATCAAGGCGCGCGGCATCGACGCCTACCAGGCTTTCGGCACCGCCGATCTCGGCCTCATCGCGTTCGAGACCGAGGCGCGCGACGGCATGGTCGTGAACGAGGATCTGATCATGGAGATCGTCAAGCCCGGCACCGGCGATCCCGTGTCCCCGGGTGATGTCGGCGAGATCGTGGTGACCTCGCTCGATCCGCACCATCCCTGGATCCGGCTGGCGCTCGGCGACCTCACCGCGGCGTTGCCGGGCTCGAGCAAATGCGGTCGCACCAACATGCGCATCAAGGGCTGGATGGGCCGCGCCGACCAGACCACCAAGGTCAAGGGTATGTTCGTCCGCCCCGAGCAGGTCGCCGAGATCGCCAAGCGCCATCCCGCGCTCGGACGGCTGCGCCTCGTCGTCACCCGCCAGGGCGAGGCCGATGCGATGACGCTGAAAGCCGAGGCGGACACATCAGGCGATGCACTGCGCGAGGAGATCGCGGGCACCCTGCGGGCCGTGACCAAGCTCGGCGGCGCAGTCGAGCTGGTCAGCCCCGGCGCATTGCCGAACGACGGCAAGGTGATCGCGGACGAGCGGTAG
- a CDS encoding AGE family epimerase/isomerase, with translation MADESIIPAEEAAGVVARLKRRMIEDAIPLWSTVGWDHETGGFIDRLHRDGTADRAAPRRVFVQARQIWCYAKAAQMGWYPQGRAIALKGLEHLLAKAKAPDGKPGYVHRLTPDGAVLDARRDAYDHAFILFALATVYTLDQDAQIRAEIDALLGFLDGHLRSPHGGVHESLPVSLPRRQNPQMHLFEAMIACFDATHDLSFQNRAGEFFALFLANLYDKRKCALGEYFEEDWSKIEPVSVEAGHQAEWVWLLKGFERITGCPTGQRRAELLATALRYRDTATGCLVDEGDDTGNIRRATRRLWPQTEIAKAWIAQAESGEAGAAEEARASLVRLERHYLSHPVRGGWYDQFDSDGKSLVDTIPASSFYHVLCAVTEAEQVLS, from the coding sequence ATGGCGGACGAGAGCATCATTCCGGCGGAAGAAGCGGCGGGGGTCGTCGCGCGCCTGAAGCGCCGCATGATCGAGGACGCGATCCCGCTGTGGTCGACCGTCGGCTGGGACCATGAAACGGGCGGTTTCATCGATCGGCTGCACCGCGACGGCACGGCCGACAGAGCCGCGCCGCGGCGCGTGTTCGTGCAAGCGCGCCAGATCTGGTGCTACGCCAAGGCGGCGCAGATGGGCTGGTATCCGCAAGGTCGCGCCATCGCGCTGAAGGGGCTCGAGCATCTGCTGGCAAAGGCCAAGGCGCCGGACGGAAAGCCCGGCTATGTGCACCGGCTGACGCCGGATGGCGCGGTGCTCGATGCGCGGCGCGACGCCTATGACCACGCCTTCATCCTGTTTGCGCTGGCAACCGTCTATACGCTCGACCAGGACGCGCAGATCCGCGCCGAGATCGATGCGCTGCTCGGCTTCCTCGACGGCCATCTGCGCTCGCCGCATGGCGGCGTGCATGAGAGCCTGCCGGTGTCGCTGCCGCGCCGGCAGAACCCGCAGATGCATCTGTTCGAGGCGATGATCGCGTGCTTCGACGCGACCCACGATCTGTCGTTCCAGAACCGCGCCGGCGAATTCTTCGCGCTGTTCCTCGCCAATCTCTACGACAAGCGGAAATGCGCGCTCGGCGAATATTTCGAGGAGGACTGGTCGAAGATCGAACCGGTCAGCGTCGAGGCCGGCCACCAGGCGGAATGGGTCTGGCTGCTGAAGGGATTTGAACGCATCACGGGCTGTCCGACCGGACAGCGGCGCGCAGAGCTGCTGGCGACGGCGCTGCGCTATCGCGACACGGCGACCGGCTGTCTCGTCGACGAGGGCGACGATACCGGCAATATCCGCCGCGCGACGCGCCGGCTGTGGCCGCAGACCGAGATCGCGAAGGCGTGGATCGCGCAGGCCGAGTCGGGCGAGGCGGGTGCGGCGGAGGAAGCGCGTGCGTCGCTGGTGCGGCTCGAACGGCATTATCTCAGCCATCCCGTGCGGGGCGGCTGGTACGACCAGTTCGACAGCGACGGCAAATCGCTGGTCGACACCATTCCTGCGTCGTCGTTCTATCATGTTCTCTGCGCGGTCACGGAAGCGGAGCAGGTGCTGAGCTAG
- a CDS encoding glycosyltransferase encodes MRVLVLNADYQRFLAWLYRRHPGLENSSYDAQMAARNASLFGVADFYSRNFEALGHTAANIHVNNGWMQTAWAREHGISVTPSPPPGAAVSDAIPGWLQRAVAPFKPVLRPLARKIGLSPRLDAQSEQILLAQIEDFKPDLILNQDLFHVDTRLVRRIKQICRPTMVGQVGIVPSRGEDWSVYDLLISQIAAVVDFFRQQGARSEVIHLGFEPAILDVLPPAPERSIDVSFVGAVSADHQQRVAQLEAVARRYDLKLFGSGLHTLPASSPLHRCYQGEVWGVDMYQALRASRVTLNSHIDMAGPEAGNARLFEATGIGAFLLTDFKDNLHTLFEPGREVAVWRSADDCIAQIDRYLNDEPARQAIAAAGQARTLSSHTFRQRVETILRLAARA; translated from the coding sequence GTGCGCGTTCTCGTCCTCAACGCAGATTATCAGCGCTTCCTCGCCTGGCTGTACCGGCGCCATCCGGGCCTCGAGAATTCGAGCTACGACGCGCAGATGGCAGCGCGCAACGCCAGCCTGTTCGGCGTGGCCGACTTCTACTCGCGCAATTTCGAAGCCCTCGGGCACACGGCCGCCAACATCCACGTCAACAACGGATGGATGCAAACGGCATGGGCGCGCGAACATGGCATCAGCGTGACGCCATCGCCGCCGCCGGGCGCCGCCGTGAGCGATGCCATCCCGGGATGGCTGCAACGCGCCGTCGCGCCTTTCAAGCCGGTGTTGAGGCCGCTCGCCCGCAAGATCGGCCTGAGCCCGCGCCTCGACGCGCAGTCCGAACAGATCCTGCTGGCGCAGATCGAGGACTTCAAACCGGACCTGATCCTCAACCAGGATCTCTTCCACGTCGACACGCGACTGGTGCGTCGGATCAAGCAGATCTGCCGCCCCACCATGGTCGGCCAGGTTGGAATCGTGCCCTCGCGCGGCGAAGATTGGTCGGTCTACGATCTCCTGATCTCGCAGATCGCCGCGGTGGTGGATTTCTTTCGTCAACAAGGCGCCCGCTCGGAAGTCATCCACCTGGGATTCGAGCCTGCGATCCTCGACGTTCTTCCGCCTGCACCAGAGCGCAGCATCGACGTCTCGTTCGTGGGCGCCGTATCGGCCGATCACCAGCAGCGCGTGGCGCAGCTGGAAGCTGTTGCGCGCCGCTACGATCTGAAACTGTTCGGCAGCGGCCTGCATACGCTGCCCGCCTCGTCACCGCTTCATCGCTGTTACCAGGGCGAGGTGTGGGGCGTGGACATGTATCAGGCGCTGCGAGCCTCGCGCGTGACGCTCAACTCGCATATCGACATGGCCGGACCGGAAGCCGGCAATGCGCGGCTGTTCGAAGCAACCGGTATCGGCGCCTTCCTGCTCACCGACTTCAAGGACAACCTGCACACGCTGTTCGAGCCCGGCCGCGAGGTCGCTGTCTGGCGTTCCGCCGACGACTGTATCGCGCAGATCGATCGCTATCTCAACGATGAGCCCGCTCGCCAGGCGATCGCTGCGGCCGGACAGGCCCGCACGCTTTCGAGCCACACCTTCCGCCAACGCGTCGAGACCATCCTGCGGCTCGCCGCGCGGGCCTAG
- a CDS encoding DegT/DnrJ/EryC1/StrS family aminotransferase, whose protein sequence is MTSPFIPVNTPLLDGNEAEYLAECIRTGWISSEGPFIKRFEQAMAEAAGRRHGIAVTNGSVALDIAVHALGLEEGSEVILPTFTIISCAAAVVRAGLVPVGVDCDAATWNMTVEGVEAAITPRTRAIMLVHIYGLPVDLEPIMALARKHDLRVIEDAAEMHGQTYRGAPCGSFGDVSTFSFYPNKHVTTGEGGMILTDDDTLADRLQGYRNLCFQPQQRFVHEDLGWNARLTNLQAALGVAQVERLPRTVELKRRIGRLYDDHLGNVAHIRRPVARTNYADNIYWVYGVVLDDSVPFDAKEAMRRLGEKGIGTRPFFWCMHEQPVLRRMGLMLDESHPNAEYIARRGFYLPSGLALTDDEIARSAQALKEILA, encoded by the coding sequence GTGACCTCGCCGTTCATTCCCGTCAACACGCCGCTGCTCGACGGCAACGAGGCCGAGTATCTTGCCGAATGCATCCGCACCGGCTGGATCTCCTCGGAAGGACCGTTCATCAAGCGCTTCGAGCAGGCGATGGCGGAAGCCGCCGGACGGCGCCACGGCATCGCCGTGACCAACGGCTCGGTCGCGCTCGACATCGCCGTCCACGCGCTCGGCCTCGAGGAAGGCTCCGAAGTCATCCTCCCGACCTTCACGATCATCAGCTGTGCCGCGGCCGTCGTGCGCGCCGGCCTCGTCCCGGTCGGGGTCGACTGCGATGCCGCGACCTGGAACATGACGGTCGAGGGCGTGGAGGCCGCGATCACGCCGCGCACGCGCGCGATCATGCTGGTGCACATCTACGGCCTGCCGGTCGATCTCGAACCGATCATGGCGCTTGCGCGCAAGCATGATCTGAGGGTGATCGAGGACGCCGCCGAGATGCACGGGCAGACCTATCGTGGCGCGCCCTGCGGCAGTTTCGGCGACGTCTCGACCTTCAGCTTCTATCCCAACAAGCATGTCACCACCGGCGAAGGCGGCATGATCCTCACCGACGACGACACGCTCGCCGACCGCCTGCAGGGCTACCGCAATCTCTGCTTCCAGCCGCAGCAGCGTTTCGTTCACGAGGACCTCGGCTGGAACGCGCGCCTGACCAACCTCCAGGCCGCGCTCGGCGTCGCCCAGGTCGAGCGCCTGCCGCGCACGGTCGAGCTCAAGCGCCGGATCGGCCGGCTCTATGACGACCATCTCGGCAACGTCGCCCACATCCGCCGCCCGGTCGCCCGCACCAACTATGCCGACAACATCTACTGGGTCTACGGCGTCGTGCTGGACGACAGCGTGCCCTTCGACGCCAAGGAGGCGATGCGCCGCCTCGGCGAAAAGGGCATCGGCACGCGGCCGTTCTTCTGGTGCATGCACGAGCAGCCGGTGCTGCGCCGGATGGGCCTGATGCTCGATGAATCCCATCCGAACGCGGAATACATCGCCCGTCGCGGTTTTTACCTGCCGAGCGGGCTTGCCTTGACCGACGACGAGATCGCGCGCTCCGCACAGGCGCTCAAGGAGATTCTGGCGTGA
- a CDS encoding class I SAM-dependent methyltransferase, with amino-acid sequence MTVFADYAPWYDLLYQDKDYAAETSFVEARLRDHGVSSGRLLDLGCGTGLHALTFARRGWSVAGIDLSHEMIASAKARAAQAGLSIPFRQGDVCETGPERDYDAVVSLFHVASYQASRDALAAMFRTAHAALKPGGVLFFDYWYGGAVLAQGVETRVKVIEQKPLRLTRIAQSDHDEQAATVTVNYTLFCEDTDRTTIRRVDEAHHMRYWFPFEIDAALAASGFQPADHAAWLTQDAPHSKIWAAYAVARKAGKP; translated from the coding sequence GTGACGGTGTTCGCCGACTACGCGCCCTGGTATGACCTGCTTTATCAGGACAAGGATTACGCGGCCGAGACATCGTTCGTCGAAGCACGCCTGCGCGACCACGGCGTTTCCTCCGGACGGCTGCTCGATCTCGGCTGCGGCACCGGCCTGCACGCGCTCACCTTCGCGCGCCGGGGCTGGAGCGTCGCCGGCATCGATCTCAGCCATGAGATGATCGCGAGCGCCAAGGCGCGCGCCGCGCAGGCCGGGCTCTCGATTCCGTTCCGGCAGGGCGATGTCTGCGAGACCGGCCCGGAACGCGACTACGATGCGGTGGTGTCGCTGTTCCACGTCGCCAGCTATCAGGCCAGCCGCGATGCACTGGCGGCAATGTTTCGCACGGCCCATGCCGCGTTGAAGCCAGGCGGCGTATTGTTCTTCGACTATTGGTATGGCGGCGCCGTGCTGGCACAAGGCGTCGAGACGCGCGTCAAGGTAATCGAGCAGAAGCCGCTGCGCCTGACCCGGATTGCGCAATCCGACCATGACGAACAGGCGGCGACCGTTACGGTGAACTACACGCTGTTCTGCGAGGACACGGACCGCACCACGATCCGGCGCGTCGATGAAGCGCACCACATGCGTTACTGGTTTCCATTCGAGATCGACGCGGCGCTCGCGGCCAGCGGCTTTCAGCCGGCCGACCACGCCGCATGGCTGACCCAGGACGCCCCGCACTCGAAGATCTGGGCCGCCTACGCCGTCGCCAGAAAGGCCGGCAAGCCGTGA
- a CDS encoding ABC transporter ATP-binding protein: MTDILEASRAKPTAVAPAPLLAVRNIEVVYDDVILVLRGLSLDVPKGAIVALLGANGAGKSTTLKAISGLLKTEDGEVTRGEILFEGEPIAGIDPDKIVRRGIFQVMEGRRIVADMTSLENLRLGAFTRRDREVDADLDMVFNYFPRLKERTGLAGYLSGGEQQMLAIGRALMARPKMILMDEPSMGLSPLLVKEVFSIIQKINRDLGVTILLVEQNARAALSVASHGYIMEQGKVVLDGTADELRDNEDVKEFYLGGAGDQRKSFKNLKSFKRRKRWL; encoded by the coding sequence ATGACCGACATCCTCGAAGCATCCCGCGCCAAACCGACGGCCGTGGCCCCCGCTCCCCTCCTCGCCGTGCGCAACATCGAGGTCGTCTATGACGACGTCATCCTGGTGCTGCGCGGCCTCAGCCTCGACGTGCCCAAGGGCGCGATCGTGGCGCTGCTGGGCGCCAACGGTGCCGGCAAGTCGACGACGCTGAAGGCGATCTCGGGATTGCTCAAGACCGAGGACGGCGAGGTCACGCGCGGCGAGATCCTGTTCGAGGGCGAGCCCATCGCCGGCATCGATCCCGACAAGATTGTCCGCCGCGGCATCTTCCAGGTGATGGAGGGCCGGCGCATCGTCGCCGACATGACGTCGCTGGAAAACCTCAGGCTCGGCGCCTTCACGCGCAGGGATCGCGAGGTCGATGCCGACCTCGATATGGTCTTCAACTATTTCCCGCGCCTGAAGGAGCGCACGGGACTGGCCGGCTATCTCTCCGGCGGCGAGCAGCAGATGCTCGCGATCGGCCGCGCACTGATGGCACGCCCGAAGATGATCTTGATGGACGAGCCGTCGATGGGCCTGTCGCCACTACTGGTGAAAGAGGTGTTCTCGATCATCCAGAAGATCAACCGCGACCTCGGCGTCACCATCCTGCTGGTGGAGCAGAACGCGCGCGCCGCGCTGTCGGTGGCAAGCCACGGCTACATCATGGAGCAGGGCAAGGTCGTGCTCGACGGCACCGCCGACGAGCTGCGCGACAACGAGGACGTCAAGGAATTCTACCTCGGCGGCGCCGGCGACCAGCGCAAGAGCTTCAAGAACCTGAAGAGTTTTAAGCGGCGCAAACGGTGGCTCTGA